The following are encoded in a window of candidate division WOR-3 bacterium genomic DNA:
- a CDS encoding ATP-binding protein, translating into MKKRILLLLRFVLILSTILMMTYSKRGLNIASPGYLVALLYFISNIIFYFIPETKFSRPVVTFAIFLTDVIAISLAIYLAQGMQTDFYLIYFLIIFIASVGQDLRGSIPIAIVASILYGWLLLRANPGISILDSAILIRIPFIFIVSIISSYWSTEIRRELTEKKELENFAHRLEQEIARMTAEEIDLKSYHDTVINSVASGVIAVSSDGVITTINPEAARVLGTSRSALMGKNIKDIDGLEPMWQKMQEVIASSTPSDRVQVAIKNAHNETIPVGLSVSPMSSLNHSISGCVGILRDLSDIKALEERLRHAERLSYLGKMASWVAHEIRNPLTAIDGFSQLLAKTREPDKIKAFSVEIHRGTKRINHIIDDILTFARTKTHIKADDIDLRQLMTQITENMGNVRIFISGDVNTRIKGEEESLKSLFNNLISNSIDAMDKDPKLTIKFCRKDQWLVTEMADNGRGMSAENIKKLFTPFFTTKSRGTGLGLAIVKKIVDDHGGKLEIESEEGKGTTCRVYLPAGDK; encoded by the coding sequence TTGAAGAAAAGAATACTTCTTCTGTTACGTTTCGTACTTATCCTGTCCACCATACTGATGATGACCTATTCCAAGCGCGGGCTGAATATCGCATCGCCCGGCTACCTGGTCGCCCTGCTTTACTTCATATCGAACATAATATTCTACTTCATCCCCGAAACCAAATTCTCGCGCCCGGTTGTCACCTTTGCCATCTTCCTGACCGATGTCATCGCCATCTCGCTGGCCATATACCTCGCACAGGGTATGCAGACGGATTTTTACCTGATCTACTTCCTCATCATATTCATCGCTTCGGTAGGACAGGATCTGCGCGGCAGCATACCGATCGCCATCGTTGCCAGCATTCTATATGGCTGGCTGCTCTTGCGGGCAAACCCCGGAATTTCGATCCTCGATTCGGCGATCCTTATCCGAATACCGTTCATATTTATCGTATCGATCATAAGTAGTTACTGGTCGACCGAGATACGCCGCGAACTCACCGAAAAGAAAGAACTGGAGAATTTCGCGCATAGGTTGGAGCAAGAGATCGCCAGAATGACCGCAGAAGAAATCGATCTGAAAAGCTACCATGACACGGTCATCAACAGCGTAGCCAGCGGCGTGATCGCGGTGAGCAGCGATGGAGTGATAACGACCATAAACCCCGAAGCAGCACGTGTACTGGGCACCAGCCGGTCTGCTCTCATGGGGAAGAACATCAAAGATATCGATGGCCTTGAACCAATGTGGCAGAAAATGCAGGAGGTCATCGCTTCCAGCACACCCTCTGACCGCGTGCAGGTAGCGATCAAAAACGCGCACAATGAAACGATCCCCGTGGGTCTATCAGTTTCGCCGATGAGTTCATTAAACCATAGTATTTCCGGCTGCGTCGGCATTCTTCGCGACCTCTCCGACATCAAAGCGCTTGAGGAAAGATTGCGCCACGCGGAGAGATTATCCTATCTCGGCAAAATGGCCAGCTGGGTCGCCCATGAGATCAGAAACCCGCTTACCGCGATCGACGGTTTTTCGCAATTGCTGGCGAAGACGCGCGAACCCGACAAAATAAAGGCGTTCAGCGTCGAGATCCACCGCGGAACAAAACGCATAAATCACATCATCGACGACATCCTCACTTTCGCACGCACGAAAACACATATTAAAGCGGACGATATCGACCTGCGCCAGCTCATGACTCAAATAACCGAGAATATGGGAAACGTAAGAATTTTCATCAGCGGCGACGTGAACACCCGGATCAAAGGTGAAGAAGAATCCCTGAAGAGCCTATTCAATAACCTGATAAGTAACAGCATCGACGCCATGGATAAGGACCCAAAGCTGACCATAAAGTTCTGCAGGAAAGACCAGTGGCTGGTGACCGAGATGGCAGACAACGGCAGGGGAATGTCTGCCGAGAACATAAAAAAGTTATTCACGCCATTCTTCACGACGAAAAGCCGCGGCACAGGGCTCGGTCTCGCCATAGTGAAGAAGATTGTTGACGACCACGGCGGAAAACTTGAGATCGAAAGCGAAGAGGGTAAAGGGACGACCTGTCGTGTCTATTTGCCAGCAGGCGATAAATAA